The following are from one region of the Yoonia sp. R2331 genome:
- a CDS encoding F0F1 ATP synthase subunit delta — translation MSEPASISTGIAARYASAVFDLVREGKGLKALETDIESLESALKDSADFKTLIDSPLYTRDEQAAAMAGIAKKMKLSPTMANTTQLLAQKRRLFVLPALVKTLREMMAEERGEVTAEVTSAKALTKAQSDKLAKTLKAQVGKAVTIQATVDESLIGGLIVKVGSKMIDTSIKSKLNALQNTMKEVG, via the coding sequence GTGTCCGAACCAGCTTCGATTTCCACAGGTATTGCAGCACGCTATGCATCTGCCGTCTTTGACCTTGTGCGTGAAGGCAAGGGTCTGAAAGCACTTGAAACCGACATTGAAAGCCTCGAATCCGCGCTGAAAGACAGCGCCGATTTCAAGACCCTGATCGATTCCCCGCTTTACACGCGGGACGAACAGGCAGCGGCAATGGCCGGTATCGCCAAGAAAATGAAACTGTCGCCCACCATGGCTAACACCACGCAACTGCTGGCGCAGAAGCGGCGGTTGTTCGTGCTGCCCGCGCTGGTCAAGACCCTGCGCGAGATGATGGCAGAAGAGCGCGGCGAAGTGACAGCCGAAGTGACCAGCGCCAAGGCGCTGACCAAGGCCCAGTCCGACAAGCTGGCAAAAACCCTTAAGGCACAGGTCGGCAAGGCCGTGACCATCCAAGCGACCGTTGATGAAAGCCTCATTGGCGGTCTTATCGTTAAAGTGGGCTCGAAAATGATCGACACGTCGATCAAATCCAAGCTCAACGCACTCCAGAACACTATGAAAGAGGTCGGATAA
- the atpA gene encoding F0F1 ATP synthase subunit alpha, whose product MAIQASEISAILKDQIKNFGQEAEVAEVGRVLSVGDGIARIYGLDNVQAGEMVEFPGGIRGMALNLESDNVGAVIFGSDRDIKEGDTVKRTKAIVDVPVGDELLGRVVDGLGNPLDGKGPIKTKTRAIADSKAPGIIPRKSVHEPMATGLKSVDAMIPIGRGQRELIIGDRQTGKTAVALDTILNQKSYNDAAENEYDKLYCVYVAVGQKRSTVAQLVKRLEESGAIEYSIVVAATASDPAPMQFLAPYAATAMAEHFRDNGRHALIIYDDLSKQAVSYRQMSLLLRRPPGREAYPGDVFYLHSRLLERSAKLNEDNGAGSLTALPIIETQGGDVSAFIPTNVISITDGQIFLETELFFQGIRPAVNTGLSVSRVGSSAQTNAMKSVAGPVKLELAQYREMAAFAQFGSDLDAATQQLLNRGARLTELMKQPQYSPLTNAEIVCVIYAGVNGYLDKVDVKDVGRFEAGLLKHLRTNGKDVLDFLTKEDPKIKGEAEDKVKAAIDAFAKDFA is encoded by the coding sequence ATGGCGATCCAAGCGTCTGAAATCTCTGCGATCCTGAAGGACCAGATCAAGAACTTTGGCCAAGAGGCCGAAGTCGCTGAAGTTGGCCGCGTGCTGAGCGTCGGTGACGGGATTGCCCGTATCTATGGCCTCGACAACGTGCAGGCCGGTGAGATGGTGGAATTCCCCGGTGGTATCCGCGGGATGGCCCTGAACCTGGAAAGCGACAACGTTGGTGCCGTGATCTTTGGTTCCGACCGGGACATTAAAGAAGGTGACACCGTCAAGCGCACCAAGGCCATCGTGGACGTGCCCGTGGGTGACGAGTTGCTGGGCCGCGTAGTTGATGGTCTGGGTAACCCGCTGGACGGCAAAGGCCCGATCAAGACCAAGACCCGCGCCATTGCAGATAGCAAGGCGCCAGGCATCATCCCGCGTAAATCCGTGCACGAACCAATGGCCACTGGCCTGAAGTCCGTTGACGCGATGATCCCGATTGGCCGTGGCCAGCGCGAGTTGATCATTGGTGACCGTCAGACCGGTAAAACCGCCGTGGCGCTTGACACGATCCTGAACCAGAAGTCGTACAACGATGCGGCTGAAAACGAGTATGACAAACTGTACTGCGTTTATGTGGCTGTTGGTCAGAAGCGTTCGACTGTGGCCCAGTTGGTGAAGCGTCTCGAAGAATCCGGTGCGATTGAGTATTCGATCGTTGTGGCTGCAACCGCATCCGACCCCGCACCGATGCAGTTCCTTGCACCCTATGCCGCGACCGCAATGGCCGAGCATTTCCGCGACAATGGCCGCCACGCGCTGATCATCTATGATGACTTGTCCAAGCAGGCCGTGTCCTATCGTCAGATGTCGCTGCTGCTGCGTCGCCCGCCGGGCCGTGAAGCCTATCCTGGTGACGTTTTCTACCTCCACTCCCGTCTGTTGGAGCGTTCGGCCAAGCTGAACGAAGACAATGGTGCAGGCTCGCTGACCGCGCTGCCGATCATTGAAACCCAGGGTGGTGACGTGTCGGCGTTTATTCCGACCAACGTGATCTCGATCACCGATGGTCAGATCTTCCTTGAAACCGAGTTGTTCTTCCAGGGTATCCGCCCTGCTGTGAACACCGGTCTGTCGGTGTCGCGCGTTGGGTCGTCTGCTCAGACAAACGCGATGAAGTCGGTTGCCGGTCCGGTGAAGCTGGAACTGGCGCAATACCGCGAAATGGCGGCCTTTGCGCAGTTCGGGTCTGACCTTGATGCCGCGACCCAGCAATTGCTGAACCGTGGTGCGCGTCTGACAGAGCTGATGAAGCAGCCGCAGTATTCGCCGCTGACCAACGCGGAAATCGTCTGCGTTATCTACGCCGGCGTGAACGGCTACCTTGATAAGGTCGACGTCAAGGACGTGGGTCGGTTTGAGGCAGGTCTGCTGAAGCATCTGCGCACCAACGGCAAGGACGTGCTGGACTTCCTCACCAAAGAGGATCCGAAGATCAAAGGCGAGGCCGAGGACAAAGTGAAAGCCGCGATTGACGCTTTCGCCAAAGACTTCGCCTGA